A genomic region of Pseudomonas migulae contains the following coding sequences:
- the dapF gene encoding diaminopimelate epimerase, which yields MPLSFHKMHANGDDFVIVDARNSANPVTSAIARRMGDRNHGIGFNQLAVLLDCKDAAARLEFWNADGYPLDACGSATRGAADRLMRESSSTSIMLRTNRGLLSCERTAIGAISVNMGAPLFSWSDVPLAQEMDTAVLPLEGSPAACSMGNPHCTYFVEDLTAIDIATVGPAIETGPLFPRKTNVHFVQIIDRKHIRLRIWERGGGIPLGSGSCCCGAVVNGIRRGLFDESVEVECDGGTVTVQWDGVGAVFLTGPVEAIFSGTLTDV from the coding sequence ATGCCGCTGAGTTTTCACAAGATGCACGCCAATGGCGATGACTTCGTTATTGTCGACGCACGAAACTCCGCCAACCCAGTGACCAGTGCCATTGCTCGGCGAATGGGTGATCGCAACCACGGCATCGGATTCAATCAGCTCGCGGTACTGCTCGATTGCAAAGACGCCGCCGCGCGCCTGGAGTTCTGGAACGCCGATGGCTACCCGCTGGATGCGTGCGGCAGCGCAACCCGCGGTGCCGCGGACAGGCTGATGCGCGAGTCTAGTTCGACTTCGATAATGCTCCGCACCAACCGAGGTTTGCTGAGCTGCGAACGGACCGCCATCGGCGCCATTTCGGTCAACATGGGCGCGCCGCTTTTCAGCTGGTCGGATGTTCCTTTGGCTCAGGAAATGGACACGGCTGTTTTGCCCCTGGAGGGCAGCCCGGCCGCGTGCAGCATGGGCAATCCGCACTGCACCTATTTTGTGGAAGACCTGACGGCGATTGATATCGCGACAGTTGGGCCGGCCATTGAAACCGGTCCGTTGTTTCCCCGGAAGACGAATGTGCATTTCGTGCAGATCATTGATCGGAAGCACATTCGGTTGCGTATCTGGGAGCGTGGGGGTGGGATTCCGCTTGGTTCGGGTTCGTGCTGTTGTGGGGCGGTTGTGAACGGGATTCGTCGGGGTTTGTTCGATGAATCCGTGGAGGTTGAATGTGATGGCGGGACCGTAACCGTTCAATGGGATGGGGTGGGAGCGGTGTTTCTTACTGGGCCGGTGGAAGCGATTTTTTCGGGAACGCTTACGGATGTCTAG
- a CDS encoding LysR family transcriptional regulator yields MSRRFDYLADVEVFVTVVEKGSLSAGAVFLATTPSVVSRAISRLEARLGVQLLRRTTRRLSLTEAGLLYLEQSRAAFGLIDDAERTIQGQEGELTGRVRLSVPTTYGHYRLPPLLARFTRQYPQVRIELSISNRNVDLVAEGYDLAIRLGQLPDSGLIGRKLEDAGLCLVAAPEYLSRAGTPRSVDELSAHACLPFVMPSSGRVGPWLFCEQGVDREWVPEAGVQVSDDVLGIVSLAEHGMGICQSYDFIVRERIQSGRLVPLLEQSGGRSRPFSVIYPPHRQLSATARALIDFLTREVADDVSALIYEKSSQVQ; encoded by the coding sequence GTGAGCCGGCGATTCGATTATCTCGCGGACGTTGAAGTGTTCGTCACCGTGGTGGAAAAGGGCTCGTTGAGCGCCGGGGCGGTGTTTCTGGCAACCACGCCGTCGGTGGTCAGCCGGGCGATTTCGCGTCTGGAAGCGCGCCTCGGCGTTCAGCTGTTGCGACGCACGACCCGGCGCCTGAGCCTGACCGAGGCGGGCCTGCTTTACCTTGAACAATCCCGCGCGGCGTTCGGTTTGATCGATGACGCCGAACGGACGATCCAGGGGCAGGAAGGCGAGTTGACCGGACGGGTGCGGCTCAGTGTGCCGACGACCTACGGGCATTACCGGTTGCCACCGTTGCTGGCTCGCTTTACCCGGCAGTATCCGCAGGTGCGCATCGAGTTGAGCATCAGCAATCGCAATGTGGACCTGGTGGCGGAAGGGTATGACCTGGCGATTCGTCTCGGGCAATTGCCGGACAGTGGCCTGATCGGCCGCAAGCTTGAAGACGCGGGGTTGTGCCTGGTCGCTGCACCGGAGTACCTGAGTCGTGCCGGCACACCGCGCAGTGTCGACGAACTGTCGGCGCATGCCTGCCTGCCGTTTGTGATGCCCAGCAGCGGCCGCGTCGGGCCCTGGCTGTTCTGCGAACAAGGGGTGGATCGGGAGTGGGTACCCGAGGCGGGTGTTCAGGTGTCCGACGACGTGCTGGGCATTGTGTCGCTGGCCGAGCACGGCATGGGGATCTGTCAGAGCTACGACTTCATCGTCCGTGAGCGGATTCAAAGCGGCCGCCTGGTGCCGTTGCTCGAACAGTCGGGCGGACGCTCCCGACCGTTCTCGGTGATCTACCCGCCCCATCGCCAGTTGTCCGCGACAGCGCGGGCCTTGATCGACTTTCTGACCCGGGAAGTGGCGGATGACGTCAGTGCTTTGATCTATGAAAAGTCTTCACAAGTGCAGTGA
- a CDS encoding SRPBCC family protein produces the protein MSEVHIRIAIERPIEQVWSLLGGFDWLPRWVDVIASSRLSDSGRLRHLKTTDGAVIVERLLTFDENEKYYSYALLEGPSPVTDYVGTMSARSDGPGKTLASWSSTFQVEDADEAQVVARLETLYRNGLERLKAIVEAMD, from the coding sequence ATGAGTGAAGTCCACATCCGGATTGCTATCGAACGCCCCATCGAACAAGTCTGGTCGCTACTGGGCGGCTTTGACTGGCTCCCGCGCTGGGTCGATGTCATCGCCAGCAGCCGCCTAAGCGACAGCGGTCGACTGCGTCATCTGAAAACTACTGACGGTGCCGTCATTGTCGAACGCCTGCTCACGTTTGACGAAAATGAAAAATACTACAGCTATGCCCTGCTCGAAGGCCCCTCACCGGTCACCGATTATGTCGGCACGATGTCAGCCCGGAGCGACGGCCCCGGCAAAACACTGGCCTCCTGGTCGAGCACCTTCCAGGTCGAGGACGCCGACGAAGCGCAGGTCGTCGCGCGTCTCGAGACGCTCTACCGCAATGGTCTGGAGCGCCTAAAAGCCATCGTCGAAGCCATGGACTGA
- a CDS encoding type 1 glutamine amidotransferase domain-containing protein has product MRPIARLALAMTISAAAFNAQAGNVLIVLSDSDHLDLKDNKVFATGFYLNELMQPVKLLLDAGHSVTFATPNGKAPTLDQSSNDKMYFNNDGAVLQAHKALLDQLKITSKGESPVISLARVEQIGYEQFDAVYVPGGHAPMQDLLHSAPLGKLLNNFHDNGKTTALVCHGPIALLSTLADPLAFTRQLETGGKASTKGWTYAGYKFTVISNQEEELAKGLLNGGAMKFYPQTALEQAGGVYRSNTSPWTSNVVIDRELVTGQNPGSALDVGKAIVERLKPRS; this is encoded by the coding sequence ATGCGCCCTATCGCTCGACTCGCCCTCGCCATGACCATTTCCGCTGCTGCCTTCAATGCACAGGCCGGCAATGTCCTGATCGTGCTCTCAGACTCCGACCACCTCGACCTCAAGGACAACAAGGTCTTCGCCACCGGGTTCTACCTGAACGAACTGATGCAACCGGTGAAACTGCTGCTCGATGCCGGGCACTCGGTGACCTTCGCCACCCCGAACGGCAAGGCGCCGACGCTGGACCAATCGTCCAACGACAAGATGTATTTCAACAATGACGGGGCGGTCTTGCAGGCGCATAAGGCGCTGCTGGATCAACTGAAAATCACCTCGAAGGGTGAGTCGCCGGTCATCAGCCTGGCGCGGGTCGAACAGATCGGCTACGAACAGTTCGATGCCGTCTACGTTCCCGGCGGTCATGCGCCGATGCAGGACCTGCTGCACAGCGCCCCGCTGGGCAAACTGCTGAACAACTTCCACGACAACGGCAAGACCACCGCCCTCGTCTGCCACGGCCCGATTGCCCTGCTGTCGACCCTGGCCGATCCTCTCGCTTTCACCCGACAACTTGAAACCGGCGGCAAAGCCTCGACAAAAGGCTGGACCTACGCGGGCTATAAATTCACGGTCATCAGCAATCAGGAAGAAGAACTCGCCAAGGGCTTGCTGAATGGCGGCGCCATGAAGTTCTATCCGCAAACGGCGCTGGAACAAGCGGGCGGCGTCTATCGCAGCAACACCTCGCCATGGACTTCCAACGTTGTCATCGACCGCGAGTTAGTGACCGGACAAAACCCGGGCTCAGCGCTGGACGTGGGCAAGGCAATCGTCGAGCGTCTCAAGCCCCGCAGCTAG
- a CDS encoding GNAT family N-acetyltransferase, which yields MKENVAAVIRKLISPSMRYEIRNAANWWQDILARACFWRWEVARFRLQKDSPYEILYIGRKQQREMAKLLIGGKNIAVTEGEPTPAESNHVVVVSEVRTPGALSVPLYLSAVVPLGRSLEDITAKYDGELRRNIRKNRPLYNMRPALLDEEIAQADREMLRPYAEARQGIHTAQFPTEEVFRIARTVGRLDLIEREGEVIGCHLGCVVTRGGKRYWSTLRFGYTEAVFSDAKRLGEVNAITTFMALESAINEGFDYYDIGLCVARPDDGLLKWKRRRGGDIDSLGNHAYMFLHLPKTGVARFLWDTPLFAAEGKELTLHLGLPDGPSDEEAASRYHEMVFGGLHKIYLYCAQNSGEQFLETLRSRYANLQTPPVMERIPSS from the coding sequence ATGAAAGAGAACGTGGCGGCCGTTATCCGAAAACTCATATCGCCTTCAATGCGGTATGAGATTCGAAACGCTGCAAACTGGTGGCAAGACATCCTCGCACGGGCGTGTTTCTGGCGCTGGGAGGTTGCCAGGTTCAGGCTGCAGAAGGACAGCCCGTACGAGATTCTTTATATCGGAAGGAAACAGCAGCGGGAGATGGCCAAGCTGCTCATCGGCGGGAAGAATATCGCTGTGACGGAGGGCGAGCCGACACCCGCCGAGTCGAATCATGTGGTGGTGGTCAGTGAGGTGCGGACCCCGGGGGCTTTGTCTGTCCCCTTGTACCTGAGTGCTGTCGTACCGCTGGGGCGATCCCTCGAGGACATCACCGCGAAATACGATGGTGAGTTGCGTCGAAACATCCGCAAGAACCGACCGCTCTATAACATGCGACCGGCGCTGCTGGATGAAGAAATTGCACAGGCCGACAGGGAAATGCTGCGGCCTTATGCTGAAGCAAGGCAGGGCATTCACACCGCGCAATTTCCCACCGAGGAAGTGTTCAGGATCGCCAGGACGGTCGGGCGGCTTGACCTTATCGAGAGAGAGGGCGAGGTGATTGGCTGTCACCTTGGCTGCGTGGTAACGCGTGGTGGAAAACGCTACTGGAGCACGCTGCGTTTCGGCTACACCGAGGCGGTTTTTTCAGATGCCAAGCGGCTGGGCGAAGTCAACGCGATTACCACCTTCATGGCGCTTGAATCGGCGATCAATGAAGGCTTCGATTATTACGACATCGGTCTTTGCGTGGCACGGCCGGATGACGGACTGCTGAAATGGAAAAGAAGGCGCGGCGGTGACATCGATTCCCTGGGAAACCACGCTTACATGTTTCTGCATCTGCCCAAGACCGGTGTCGCCAGGTTCCTGTGGGACACGCCGCTTTTCGCTGCCGAAGGCAAGGAATTGACCCTTCACCTTGGCTTGCCTGACGGGCCCAGCGATGAGGAAGCCGCCAGCCGCTATCATGAAATGGTGTTCGGCGGGCTGCACAAGATTTATCTCTACTGCGCCCAGAACTCGGGCGAACAGTTCCTCGAGACCTTGCGCAGTCGCTACGCAAACTTGCAGACCCCACCCGTTATGGAAAGGATTCCATCCAGCTGA
- the mqo gene encoding malate dehydrogenase (quinone) gives MFKKMNTALLGLALSMGITSVHAEEAKKVDVLLIGGGIMSATLGVWLNELEPGTSMEMIERLDGVALESSNGWNNAGTGHSALAELNYTPEDDKGNVSIPKAVEINEAFQISRQFWAWQVQQGVLKNPRSFINSTPHMSFVWGDDNIKFLKKRYEALQASPLFAGMQYSEDPAVIKKWVPLMMEGRDPNQKIAATWSPIGTDVNFGEITRQFVAHLQTTPKFDLKLSSEVQDITKNEDGTWRVSYKNLKDGSKSETDAKFVFIGAGGGALHLLQKSGIPEAKEYAGFPVGGSFLVTENPTIAEQHLAKAYGKASVGAPPMSVPHLDTRVLDGKRVILFGPFATFSTKFLKEGSYLDLLTTTTTHNVWPMTKVGIKEYPLVEYLAGQLMLSDEDRLNALKEYFPNAKAEDWRLWQAGQRVQIIKRDEAAGGVLKLGTEIVASADGSIAGLLGASPGASTAAPIMLTVLQKVFKDKVASPAWQEKLHQIVPSYGTQLNGSPEKVAEEWAYTAKVLQLTPPPAIGQVAAPTAAPAEAPKAPKANAASDMAL, from the coding sequence ATGTTTAAGAAAATGAACACAGCCCTGCTGGGGCTGGCTTTGTCGATGGGGATCACGTCCGTTCACGCGGAAGAGGCAAAGAAAGTCGATGTATTGCTCATCGGCGGCGGCATCATGAGCGCGACCCTCGGTGTCTGGCTCAATGAGCTGGAACCTGGCACTTCGATGGAAATGATCGAGCGCCTCGACGGCGTCGCCCTGGAAAGCTCCAATGGCTGGAACAACGCCGGTACCGGTCACTCCGCCCTGGCCGAGTTGAACTACACCCCGGAAGACGATAAAGGCAACGTATCGATCCCGAAAGCCGTTGAAATCAACGAAGCGTTCCAGATTTCCCGTCAGTTCTGGGCCTGGCAGGTTCAGCAAGGCGTGCTGAAAAACCCGCGTTCGTTCATCAACTCCACGCCGCACATGAGCTTTGTGTGGGGCGATGACAACATCAAGTTCCTGAAGAAGCGCTACGAAGCCCTGCAAGCGAGCCCGCTGTTTGCCGGCATGCAGTATTCGGAAGACCCGGCTGTGATCAAGAAGTGGGTTCCGCTGATGATGGAAGGGCGTGACCCGAACCAGAAAATCGCCGCCACCTGGAGCCCGATCGGTACCGACGTGAACTTTGGCGAAATCACCCGCCAATTCGTTGCGCACCTGCAAACCACCCCGAAATTCGACTTGAAACTGTCTAGCGAAGTGCAAGACATCACCAAGAACGAAGACGGCACCTGGCGCGTCAGCTACAAAAACCTGAAAGACGGCAGCAAATCCGAAACTGACGCCAAGTTCGTGTTCATCGGCGCGGGCGGCGGTGCCCTGCACCTGCTGCAGAAGTCCGGTATTCCTGAAGCCAAGGAATACGCAGGCTTCCCGGTAGGCGGCTCGTTCCTCGTGACCGAGAACCCGACCATCGCCGAGCAACACCTGGCCAAGGCGTACGGCAAGGCCTCCGTTGGCGCTCCGCCAATGTCGGTTCCGCACCTGGACACCCGTGTCCTGGACGGCAAACGCGTCATCCTGTTTGGCCCATTCGCGACCTTCAGCACCAAGTTCCTCAAGGAAGGTTCGTACCTGGACCTGCTGACCACGACCACCACGCACAACGTGTGGCCAATGACCAAGGTCGGCATCAAGGAATACCCGCTGGTCGAGTACCTCGCCGGCCAACTGATGCTGTCGGATGAAGACCGCCTCAACGCCCTGAAAGAATACTTCCCGAACGCCAAGGCTGAAGACTGGCGCCTGTGGCAAGCCGGCCAGCGCGTGCAAATCATCAAGCGTGATGAAGCGGCCGGTGGCGTGCTGAAACTGGGTACTGAAATCGTGGCTTCCGCTGACGGCTCCATCGCCGGTCTGCTGGGTGCCTCGCCGGGTGCCTCGACCGCTGCGCCGATCATGCTGACCGTGCTGCAGAAAGTGTTCAAGGACAAGGTGGCTTCGCCTGCCTGGCAGGAAAAGCTGCACCAGATCGTGCCGAGCTATGGCACTCAGCTGAACGGTAGCCCTGAAAAAGTGGCTGAAGAGTGGGCCTACACCGCCAAGGTGTTGCAGCTGACTCCACCGCCGGCGATCGGTCAGGTAGCGGCTCCGACGGCTGCTCCGGCCGAGGCGCCAAAGGCACCGAAAGCCAACGCAGCGAGCGACATGGCTCTGTAA
- a CDS encoding glycosyltransferase 61 family protein: protein MESDVSEISTSIAGNRRKWTLAAYKHMARKRLAHTAEINLKSLAVKRWDVAPGGVSHSPPAFFLPNQMERVTGWEAKRFYPFEHPARTMEGLGDVVQGPTRGYLLENVWLIDGALYKDKASFWLSLKPGKFPRIVVENEIERGAVFCTQNGNTWFGTRLMEDFPTYPLACDEGVPVTTAPSARFPLSAQTLAYEDWLGMKPVRLNGAFFHELVLFDDFSNNQSRHQRYRAMGEKLLSHVSDEDHPGVFILRGSAGDLRLLRNELEIAEHLRKTRGFRVLDPLQTDVPTIVATCAGARTVIGVEGSQLVHGVNVLQQGGSLLTLQPPNRFVSYFKYLTDRDQQNFGFVVGTPEGDGFRIDIEEVERTLDLFPS, encoded by the coding sequence ATGGAAAGCGATGTCTCGGAAATCAGCACTTCGATCGCTGGCAATCGAAGGAAGTGGACCCTTGCCGCCTACAAGCACATGGCAAGAAAAAGACTCGCACACACGGCAGAGATCAACTTGAAAAGCCTGGCGGTGAAGCGCTGGGACGTTGCGCCGGGCGGGGTGTCGCATTCGCCACCGGCGTTCTTCCTGCCCAATCAGATGGAACGGGTGACAGGATGGGAGGCCAAGCGCTTTTATCCTTTCGAGCATCCCGCGCGCACCATGGAAGGGCTGGGTGACGTGGTGCAAGGCCCGACACGGGGTTACTTGCTCGAAAATGTCTGGCTGATCGATGGCGCACTCTACAAGGACAAGGCAAGTTTCTGGCTGTCGCTCAAGCCCGGCAAGTTTCCGCGCATCGTCGTGGAAAACGAGATCGAACGCGGGGCCGTTTTCTGCACGCAAAATGGCAATACCTGGTTTGGAACGCGGTTGATGGAAGACTTCCCGACCTATCCATTGGCCTGCGACGAAGGCGTCCCGGTGACCACCGCGCCCTCCGCCCGGTTTCCCCTGTCTGCGCAGACCCTCGCGTACGAAGACTGGCTGGGCATGAAGCCGGTTCGCTTGAACGGCGCGTTTTTTCATGAGCTTGTGTTGTTCGACGATTTCAGCAACAACCAAAGCAGGCACCAGCGTTACCGGGCCATGGGTGAAAAGTTGCTGTCCCACGTGAGCGATGAGGATCACCCAGGCGTGTTCATTCTTCGCGGCAGCGCCGGCGACTTGCGCCTGTTGCGCAACGAACTCGAGATCGCCGAACACCTGCGCAAGACCCGTGGGTTTCGCGTACTCGATCCTTTGCAAACCGACGTCCCGACTATCGTGGCAACCTGTGCCGGCGCGCGGACCGTGATCGGGGTCGAAGGCAGTCAACTCGTCCATGGCGTCAATGTACTGCAGCAGGGCGGTTCGTTGCTGACGCTGCAGCCACCGAACCGCTTCGTCAGTTATTTCAAATACCTGACGGATCGCGACCAGCAGAATTTCGGCTTTGTGGTCGGAACGCCTGAGGGCGATGGCTTCAGAATCGACATCGAAGAGGTGGAGCGCACACTGGATCTGTTTCCTTCATGA
- a CDS encoding DHA2 family efflux MFS transporter permease subunit, protein MKSPATPDSSVTAESGLSLQTRLIALVVAVTFFMENLDATVIATALPTMASAFGITPVDMNVGITAYILAVAIFIPLSSWIADRFGARRVFAGAIVVFTLASLLCGLSQNIEMFVFARVLQGIGGALMVPVGRLAVLRNTDKKDLVKMIAVITWPGLVAPILGPLVGGLIVTHASWPWIFYVNLPLGALALVAALWLVPEGREANVRPFDGKGFALLAGACASLLGGLEWLGSQHGNAMFSGFGLVTAGVILAVWAVHHCRHHTHPLLPLGTVSINTFRVSIFGGSLFRLAISALPFLLPLLFQVGFGLSPVDAGLLVLAVFAGNLAMKPFTTAIMQRYGFRKVLLVNGVIGVVSILACALFTPQTPFAVIAAVLFVGGLSRSMQFTCYNSIGFADVPKERMSEASALFSMFFQLAMGMGVTVAALLLRASMSLQGHELQAQVGDFRIAFVGVAVLGLLALVDVLRLPRDAGESVLKRV, encoded by the coding sequence GTGAAGTCACCCGCCACACCCGATTCAAGTGTCACAGCCGAGTCTGGCCTGAGCCTGCAAACCCGGCTGATCGCACTGGTAGTGGCGGTGACCTTTTTCATGGAAAACCTCGACGCGACCGTCATCGCCACCGCGCTGCCCACCATGGCCAGCGCCTTCGGGATCACCCCCGTCGACATGAACGTCGGCATCACCGCCTACATTCTGGCGGTGGCGATCTTCATCCCGCTTTCCAGCTGGATCGCCGACCGCTTTGGTGCGCGGCGAGTGTTCGCCGGCGCGATCGTCGTGTTCACCCTAGCCTCGCTCTTGTGCGGGCTCAGCCAGAACATCGAAATGTTTGTGTTCGCCCGCGTGCTACAAGGCATCGGTGGCGCTTTGATGGTGCCGGTGGGACGCCTCGCCGTGCTGCGCAACACCGACAAAAAAGACCTGGTGAAAATGATCGCGGTGATTACCTGGCCCGGCCTGGTCGCGCCCATCCTCGGGCCATTGGTGGGCGGCCTGATCGTCACCCACGCCTCATGGCCATGGATCTTCTACGTCAACCTGCCGCTCGGAGCCCTGGCACTAGTGGCTGCACTTTGGCTGGTGCCCGAAGGACGAGAAGCAAACGTCCGCCCATTCGACGGCAAAGGATTCGCTTTACTGGCCGGCGCCTGCGCCTCCCTTCTGGGCGGCCTGGAATGGCTGGGCAGCCAGCACGGCAACGCCATGTTCTCGGGATTCGGGCTGGTGACTGCCGGCGTGATACTCGCCGTGTGGGCCGTGCATCACTGCCGACATCACACCCACCCGCTGTTGCCGCTCGGCACCGTGTCCATCAACACCTTTCGCGTCAGCATCTTCGGCGGCTCACTCTTTCGCCTGGCCATCAGCGCCTTGCCGTTTTTGCTGCCGCTGTTGTTCCAGGTCGGCTTCGGTTTATCGCCCGTCGACGCGGGCCTGCTGGTGTTGGCGGTGTTCGCCGGTAACCTGGCGATGAAGCCGTTTACCACGGCAATCATGCAGCGTTATGGCTTTCGCAAGGTGTTGCTGGTCAATGGCGTTATCGGCGTTGTTTCCATTCTGGCCTGCGCGCTGTTTACCCCACAGACGCCTTTTGCCGTGATCGCCGCTGTGCTGTTTGTGGGTGGCTTGTCGCGATCGATGCAGTTCACTTGCTACAACTCCATCGGGTTTGCCGATGTTCCCAAGGAGCGGATGAGCGAGGCATCGGCGTTGTTCAGTATGTTTTTTCAACTGGCCATGGGGATGGGCGTGACGGTTGCCGCGTTATTGTTGCGGGCTTCGATGTCGTTGCAGGGGCATGAGCTGCAGGCGCAGGTTGGGGACTTTCGGATTGCTTTTGTTGGGGTCGCGGTGTTGGGGTTGTTGGCGTTGGTCGACGTGCTTCGATTGCCCAGGGACGCGGGGGAAAGTGTGTTGAAGCGAGTTTGA
- a CDS encoding LysR family transcriptional regulator has translation MDNRAGEMQVFVRVVDAGSFSQAARQMLMTPSTVSKLIVRLELRLGVRLLERSTRKLSLTDEGRIYYERSNALLAELDDVERVLAQGAQKARGTVRINASVAFGTLAIEPNLPAFWEAHPNVQINLSLCDDIVDMYLDRTDVAFRVGVLPDSTLRARSIGVARRKIVASPDYLEKYGVPETLEDLAEHNCLSFNFRRSSPVWPMHQNGRIVDRIVQGNLQANNGETVRRMAIAGVGIARLADFHIDEDLASGRLVEVLAQTGHDCEEVHALYQGGQHVPQRIRTFLDFMVPRLQAFMNRG, from the coding sequence GTGGATAACAGAGCGGGCGAGATGCAGGTTTTTGTGCGGGTCGTCGATGCCGGCAGCTTTTCCCAAGCGGCGCGGCAGATGCTGATGACACCTTCCACGGTCAGCAAACTGATCGTTCGCCTGGAGTTGCGCCTGGGTGTTCGTCTGCTCGAGCGTTCGACCCGCAAGCTGTCGTTGACCGATGAAGGACGCATTTACTACGAGCGCAGTAACGCGTTGCTGGCCGAACTGGACGATGTCGAGCGAGTGTTGGCCCAGGGTGCACAGAAAGCTCGCGGAACCGTGCGCATCAATGCCTCGGTGGCCTTCGGCACGCTGGCGATCGAGCCGAATTTGCCGGCCTTCTGGGAGGCTCATCCGAACGTTCAGATCAACCTGTCCCTGTGCGATGACATCGTCGACATGTACCTGGACCGCACCGACGTTGCCTTTCGCGTCGGCGTGTTGCCCGATTCGACGTTGCGTGCACGGAGCATCGGTGTTGCCCGGCGCAAGATAGTGGCTTCCCCTGATTACCTGGAAAAGTACGGTGTGCCCGAGACCCTTGAAGACCTCGCCGAGCATAATTGCCTGAGCTTCAATTTCCGCCGCTCGAGTCCGGTCTGGCCCATGCATCAGAATGGCCGCATCGTGGATCGCATCGTTCAGGGCAACCTGCAAGCCAACAATGGCGAGACGGTCCGGCGCATGGCCATCGCCGGGGTCGGGATTGCCCGGTTGGCGGATTTTCACATTGATGAAGACTTGGCCTCGGGGCGTCTGGTCGAGGTGCTTGCACAGACCGGGCACGATTGCGAGGAAGTCCATGCGCTGTATCAGGGCGGGCAGCATGTGCCCCAGCGCATCCGGACGTTCCTCGATTTTATGGTGCCGCGTCTGCAGGCGTTCATGAACCGGGGATGA